One region of Paenibacillus polymyxa M1 genomic DNA includes:
- a CDS encoding HAD family hydrolase, with translation MTDNYMNNAPVLKKPEAMVFDMDGTLFQTETLLLPAYQKLFDTLRAEGLYEGETPPEELILNSLGMLLDEIWRRVMPEASEAAHRRADELLLQLELEGLKNGSHALYPHVKETLQALHEQGVRLFVASNGLEDYVKGIAAAYEMVPIFEGLYSAGEYSTLSKVNLLEILLSKHDISNVWMVGDRSSDVEAGKKNGQTVIGCAYAGFGVNDELEGSDAIITDFTQLLTLYKNAE, from the coding sequence ATGACTGATAACTACATGAACAATGCACCTGTGTTGAAGAAACCTGAGGCTATGGTATTTGATATGGACGGTACACTTTTTCAGACGGAGACGCTGCTGCTTCCTGCGTATCAAAAGCTGTTTGATACGCTGCGCGCCGAAGGGCTTTATGAAGGAGAGACTCCTCCGGAGGAGCTTATTTTGAATAGTTTGGGTATGCTGCTGGATGAAATCTGGAGAAGAGTAATGCCAGAAGCCAGTGAAGCAGCTCACAGAAGAGCGGACGAGTTGTTGCTTCAGCTGGAGCTGGAGGGGTTGAAGAATGGAAGTCATGCTCTGTATCCACATGTAAAAGAAACACTCCAGGCACTTCATGAGCAAGGTGTCCGATTATTCGTAGCCAGTAACGGGCTGGAGGATTACGTAAAGGGGATTGCTGCTGCGTATGAAATGGTTCCTATTTTTGAAGGACTGTATAGCGCTGGGGAATACAGTACGCTTTCCAAAGTGAATTTGCTAGAAATTCTGTTGAGCAAGCACGATATTTCGAATGTATGGATGGTCGGAGATCGTTCCTCCGATGTGGAAGCTGGCAAAAAGAACGGACAGACCGTGATCGGCTGTGCTTACGCTGGATTTGGTGTGAATGATGAGTTGGAAGGGTCCGATGCGATTATTACGGACTTTACCCAGCTGCTTACACTTTATAAAAACGCCGAGTAA
- a CDS encoding YheC/YheD family protein, with the protein MPKPVLGIMTLYLNSKKQLEERDIYERMIAEGKRLGLDMYVFTPADVHKDRRLLLAQIYDPHSDKWTRKWREFPDMIFDRCRVQRSERYRQLKKFRLQYTDLVYLNRPLSNKWAIHQQLARKAAFRPHLPATEPFDGFHSVKRMLKQNSLVYLKPINGTGGRGILRIEPVNKQSGLYLIEGRNRKRHIIPQQRVRLDRLEPRLSSWNMDNYIVQEGIPVQLPNGRVHDYRMLVQKNSQGVWELTGCAGRIGAHRSVTSNLHGGGKAVPMKQLLTQWIRDEDQREKIIKQGEKLGLDIAAYLEESYGALCELALDLAINKDGHIYVLEVNPKPAREVFSRIGEKETYRRAITKPMEYALWVYHTQINPKPQTEQKTEEQTEDKTESKAKEGSA; encoded by the coding sequence GTGCCAAAACCTGTCCTAGGCATCATGACTTTGTATTTGAACAGTAAGAAGCAACTGGAGGAACGTGACATATATGAACGCATGATTGCAGAAGGAAAAAGGCTGGGGCTGGATATGTATGTATTCACTCCTGCGGATGTCCATAAGGATCGCAGACTGCTCCTTGCCCAAATCTATGATCCACACAGCGATAAATGGACACGAAAATGGCGAGAATTTCCGGATATGATTTTCGACCGCTGCCGAGTCCAGCGCAGTGAGCGGTATCGTCAATTAAAGAAATTCCGATTGCAGTATACAGACCTTGTTTATTTAAACCGACCGCTGAGCAATAAATGGGCCATTCATCAGCAGCTTGCGAGAAAGGCTGCCTTTCGCCCCCATCTGCCTGCAACAGAGCCGTTCGATGGATTTCATAGTGTAAAGCGAATGCTCAAACAGAATTCACTAGTATACCTCAAGCCAATTAACGGCACGGGAGGCCGCGGGATTTTACGCATTGAGCCTGTTAACAAGCAGAGCGGCCTGTATCTGATTGAGGGACGCAATCGCAAACGCCATATTATTCCTCAGCAGCGGGTACGTCTAGATCGTCTGGAGCCGCGTCTGAGCAGCTGGAACATGGATAACTACATTGTTCAGGAAGGCATTCCTGTGCAGTTGCCGAATGGCAGGGTCCATGATTACCGTATGCTGGTACAGAAAAATAGCCAGGGAGTATGGGAGCTAACGGGATGTGCCGGACGCATCGGGGCACATCGGAGTGTCACTTCCAACCTACATGGCGGAGGCAAGGCAGTGCCGATGAAGCAATTGCTGACGCAATGGATTCGTGATGAAGACCAGAGAGAGAAAATCATCAAGCAAGGGGAAAAGCTCGGACTGGACATTGCTGCGTATCTGGAAGAAAGCTATGGGGCATTATGTGAGCTTGCGCTCGATTTGGCAATCAATAAGGACGGTCATATCTACGTGCTCGAGGTCAACCCGAAGCCGGCTCGCGAGGTATTTTCACGCATTGGCGAAAAAGAAACCTATCGTCGTGCCATCACCAAGCCCATGGAATACGCCCTGTGGGTCTACCATACTCAGATTAATCCGAAGCCACAGACGGAACAAAAAACAGAAGAACAAACAGAAGATAAGACAGAGAGTAAAGCAAAGGAAGGCTCCGCCTAA
- a CDS encoding GNAT family N-acetyltransferase: protein MPQISDVQHLPARSWVLRRRQLLFLARSSGGMRITRNALRQLAVLTPEQLNTPGSSLLCAYVRTEKGLRIAGFSLALNYGKDACIVIVRPLYRGRRLGARLLSAQLQQLRRLTCSVATDNMASLKTCFRAGLIAHEMTTGPTGKPTLIFCGKLSEDEQTAEEGGMLCQNLS, encoded by the coding sequence ATGCCGCAAATTAGCGATGTTCAACATTTGCCTGCCCGGAGTTGGGTACTGAGACGACGACAGTTGCTGTTTCTGGCTCGTAGCTCGGGCGGCATGCGCATTACTCGCAATGCTCTGCGGCAGTTGGCTGTTTTAACGCCGGAGCAATTGAACACCCCTGGCTCCTCCCTCCTGTGCGCATATGTGCGCACAGAGAAGGGGCTGCGGATTGCGGGATTTTCCCTCGCTCTGAATTATGGGAAGGATGCTTGCATCGTAATTGTTCGTCCGCTTTACCGGGGCCGCAGACTGGGCGCTAGACTGCTGTCCGCCCAGCTTCAACAGCTGCGCCGTCTGACGTGCAGCGTAGCCACCGACAATATGGCCAGTCTCAAAACCTGTTTTCGTGCTGGACTTATTGCACATGAAATGACAACTGGACCGACGGGGAAGCCCACGCTAATATTTTGTGGGAAGTTATCCGAAGATGAGCAGACGGCAGAGGAAGGTGGAATGCTGTGCCAAAACCTGTCCTAG
- a CDS encoding YheC/YheD family protein — protein MNTRAEQKPVVAVLTVHDDEQFFKGNQRNFRDILETGTRMGYQVYIVTVRDLKLTDETVKGYIYNKNSQIWEEQNFPSPQVIYNRIPNRNYELKTSVRTKLDEIAHASGVELYNPGFFNKWELFKWLRTSESTRQLVPITKRLSNLSSLGKMLSAYPYLYLKPENGKAGKGIMILRFNPEHLMAYRLTIQHDKKSITYRSVSLSRLWGRIRREAGNSPYIIQQGIDLATYQKKPFDLRILVQKNARGAWSITGVGARLAGKGSITTHVPRGGSVEDPFMLLSSLFGPEDSTDLLNKVKSTAIQIARQIERASGLSHGEMSMDLGVDTLGTLWFFEANAKPMKFDEPDIRQKSLRRIFQYSSFLAERMK, from the coding sequence ATGAATACCCGGGCGGAGCAAAAACCAGTTGTTGCTGTATTGACAGTGCACGACGATGAACAATTTTTCAAGGGAAATCAGCGAAACTTCAGGGATATTCTTGAAACGGGAACGCGCATGGGTTATCAGGTATACATTGTTACTGTCAGGGACTTGAAACTGACGGATGAAACAGTGAAGGGCTACATCTACAACAAAAACTCACAGATATGGGAGGAACAAAATTTCCCATCTCCACAGGTCATTTATAATCGTATCCCCAACCGTAATTATGAACTTAAAACATCTGTGCGCACAAAGCTGGATGAAATTGCACATGCCTCAGGCGTTGAGCTGTACAATCCAGGCTTTTTTAACAAATGGGAACTGTTCAAATGGCTCCGCACCTCGGAATCCACTCGTCAACTTGTTCCGATTACCAAACGATTAAGCAACCTGTCATCCTTAGGAAAAATGCTGTCTGCATATCCATACCTGTATCTCAAACCGGAAAACGGTAAAGCCGGAAAGGGAATTATGATCCTCAGATTCAACCCAGAGCATCTGATGGCATACAGGTTGACCATTCAACATGACAAAAAAAGCATAACCTACCGATCTGTATCCTTGTCTCGGTTATGGGGACGTATTCGCCGAGAAGCAGGCAACTCCCCTTATATCATTCAGCAGGGTATCGATCTAGCAACCTATCAGAAAAAGCCCTTCGATTTGCGCATTCTAGTGCAAAAAAATGCCCGTGGCGCATGGAGCATTACCGGAGTAGGTGCCAGACTAGCGGGTAAGGGAAGTATTACAACACATGTTCCGCGCGGGGGAAGTGTGGAGGACCCGTTTATGCTGCTGTCCTCACTCTTTGGACCTGAGGATAGCACAGATTTGCTGAATAAGGTTAAAAGTACGGCCATTCAGATTGCACGTCAAATTGAACGCGCATCCGGTCTTTCTCATGGTGAAATGTCCATGGATCTGGGCGTAGACACACTCGGGACCCTCTGGTTTTTTGAAGCCAATGCCAAACCGATGAAATTCGACGAGCCGGACATCCGTCAAAAATCACTTAGACGTATATTTCAGTACAGCTCCTTTTTGGCCGAACGAATGAAATAA
- a CDS encoding YheC/YheD family protein, with protein sequence MSLTHCNVHFSQQPDKVAYISTALLKSLKLSGAKSIRLRLGKDQIPATVKPIQKAGRHLYLTSGLRNAIRVPKSGSIYLRNLDGDVQLGPLIGVLSDATSSTTRPFGSRTGFIKQLLKEGSKKSYIFAFTPRDINWQNDTINGYFLSSSGEFTRKLVPLPDVIYNRLPSRRSDFSPAINQLRERFSRKRIPFFNWSFFNKSDIYHLLENNPEVNRYVPESYMNPSSERIRGMLERHQFAYYKPSSGSLGKGIYRLSYVPKQGYYVRYRKKNSNVLLRFASFNSMLRMLHSNKGQTLKGYVIQQGIQLIEIDNCPIDFRFHMHKDGNNQWVVVGIGAKKAGRGSVTTHIKNGGSLMTPEQALGRVFGDRAGEVLQRAKNVAVTLAEAIEYHHQHLLGEIGFDLGIDQDEKVWMFEANSKPGRSIFQHPSLRAEGKASVEHILDHCLYLSKFRRKEEL encoded by the coding sequence ATGAGTTTAACGCATTGCAATGTGCATTTCTCACAGCAGCCCGACAAGGTGGCGTATATATCCACTGCCTTGTTGAAAAGCCTTAAGTTATCTGGAGCCAAGTCCATTCGTTTGCGACTTGGCAAGGATCAGATTCCCGCAACAGTAAAACCCATTCAGAAGGCGGGACGTCATCTATACTTGACCTCCGGCTTACGCAATGCAATCCGTGTTCCCAAAAGCGGGTCTATCTATTTGCGGAATCTGGACGGAGATGTTCAGCTTGGACCGTTGATTGGAGTATTGTCTGATGCTACTAGCTCCACCACCCGCCCTTTCGGATCACGCACAGGCTTTATTAAGCAACTGTTGAAGGAAGGCAGCAAAAAGTCTTATATTTTTGCCTTCACCCCACGGGATATCAACTGGCAAAATGATACGATTAACGGCTATTTTCTGTCATCCAGCGGGGAGTTTACCCGTAAACTCGTACCTCTGCCGGACGTAATTTATAATCGTTTGCCGAGCCGTCGCTCTGATTTTTCCCCAGCGATCAATCAACTACGCGAACGCTTTTCCCGTAAACGAATTCCTTTCTTTAACTGGAGCTTTTTCAATAAATCCGATATCTATCATTTGCTAGAAAATAATCCAGAGGTTAACCGTTATGTCCCTGAATCCTATATGAATCCTAGCTCTGAACGTATTCGAGGTATGCTGGAGCGGCATCAATTTGCTTATTACAAGCCAAGTAGCGGCAGTCTCGGCAAAGGAATCTATCGTCTGTCCTATGTCCCCAAGCAAGGATACTATGTAAGGTACCGAAAAAAAAATAGCAATGTATTGCTGCGGTTCGCCTCTTTTAATTCCATGCTGAGGATGCTTCACTCCAATAAGGGGCAGACGCTAAAAGGCTACGTCATTCAGCAGGGCATTCAGCTGATCGAGATTGATAATTGCCCGATTGATTTTCGGTTTCATATGCACAAAGACGGTAATAACCAATGGGTCGTCGTTGGCATTGGAGCCAAAAAAGCCGGACGTGGCAGTGTCACGACCCATATCAAAAACGGCGGTTCCCTGATGACACCCGAGCAAGCGCTCGGTCGTGTATTCGGAGACCGGGCGGGTGAAGTGCTGCAACGTGCCAAGAATGTAGCAGTTACGCTAGCAGAAGCCATTGAATATCACCACCAGCATCTACTGGGTGAAATCGGATTCGATCTGGGCATTGATCAGGATGAAAAGGTATGGATGTTTGAAGCCAATTCTAAGCCAGGTCGATCCATTTTTCAGCATCCATCGTTGCGTGCGGAGGGTAAAGCATCCGTGGAGCATATTTTGGACCACTGTCTTTACCTCAGTAAATTCCGCAGAAAAGAGGAACTATGA
- a CDS encoding YheC/YheD family protein, with protein sequence MSLVMPGMLGVLVSRKQDATPPITEADFCRRLSLLGRRSGISVMAFTAEGVSPEDHSIRGYVYRAGVWTFGRFPLPDIVYNRCLHVHESQNVKRTLGDIAEQKSCKLIYWSRNLPGKWQVYRALHTVDKVRPFVPPTAPYRDTLQLVEWLQRHSELFMKPQSGTHGKGTLYLRLAEGGQGLYVQGRNSQNRPFRRLFSELDAGLSWIDGIAHKRAYIVQPYLKLTSQSNHPFDVRALMQKDGNGCWRLTGFAVREGRKGTLTSNLHGGGEAHPAEPYLREQFGVDSTRLIIGQMMELSLTIAGALEERYGRLGELGIDYGIDRSGNIWLLEVNSRPGRASFFQTRQPECAFRSVNRPLEYARYLMTHSKATGPKGAGASLEHTV encoded by the coding sequence GTGTCTCTTGTTATGCCAGGCATGCTGGGCGTGCTTGTTAGCCGAAAGCAGGACGCTACTCCCCCTATTACCGAAGCCGATTTCTGCCGCAGGCTAAGTTTGTTGGGCAGGCGCTCTGGTATTAGCGTAATGGCGTTTACCGCCGAAGGAGTTTCACCTGAAGATCATTCCATACGGGGTTATGTTTATCGTGCTGGAGTATGGACATTCGGCCGCTTTCCCTTGCCGGATATTGTGTATAACCGCTGTCTCCATGTCCATGAGAGCCAGAATGTCAAGCGCACACTGGGAGACATAGCGGAGCAAAAATCGTGCAAGCTCATCTACTGGTCGCGTAACTTGCCTGGCAAATGGCAGGTATATCGCGCTCTGCATACGGTAGATAAAGTGCGGCCCTTTGTACCGCCTACGGCCCCATACCGGGATACGCTCCAGCTTGTGGAGTGGCTGCAACGCCATTCGGAGTTATTTATGAAACCACAGTCCGGAACACATGGCAAGGGCACGCTGTATCTCCGGCTGGCGGAAGGAGGTCAGGGACTGTACGTACAAGGCAGGAACTCCCAAAACCGCCCGTTCCGTCGCTTGTTTTCTGAATTGGATGCAGGATTGTCATGGATCGACGGTATTGCACACAAACGCGCCTATATCGTGCAGCCTTATTTGAAATTAACAAGCCAAAGCAATCATCCCTTTGATGTTCGCGCGCTCATGCAAAAGGACGGCAACGGCTGTTGGCGCCTGACGGGCTTTGCCGTGAGAGAAGGCAGAAAAGGAACTCTGACTTCCAATCTGCACGGTGGGGGCGAAGCCCATCCGGCAGAGCCTTACCTTCGTGAACAATTTGGCGTGGACAGCACACGTCTCATCATCGGGCAGATGATGGAGCTGTCCTTGACCATTGCCGGGGCGTTGGAGGAACGCTATGGTCGCCTTGGCGAGTTGGGAATTGATTATGGTATTGACCGGAGCGGGAATATCTGGCTGTTGGAGGTTAATTCCCGCCCTGGTCGGGCTTCCTTTTTTCAGACTCGTCAGCCAGAGTGCGCTTTTCGGTCGGTCAACCGCCCGCTCGAATATGCTCGATATTTAATGACCCATTCCAAAGCGACAGGGCCAAAGGGCGCGGGCGCCTCCCTTGAACATACGGTATAG
- a CDS encoding YheC/YheD family protein, producing MSIKKTTIQIIGSGILQDDVLMVGESLLRKWKISAGHPVQLAFGSFRQEVTVISVPRYSGLRVGSVLARKMGLHASHDSCNLRVTYSRGRRTLRVGPLISVLVSRDYPEQPDKPFGSITLFCRELVGECRRQGAYVYFFTPEHIGSQPGRVQGWVYDGGWKKTVMPAGDVVNNRLTSRKLENRTSVQHFMKEVKSQYGTAFFNEKFLDKNEVFDALKSNSSLRKYLPESHLLQTFAVFKKMCNQYPSVFLKPVRGSLGKGIMRINKQTDGTFSVLSTTAGTPRKQSYANVDKLYKSLAGKMKSTRFQLQQGLTLIDHDKRPVDFRALVQKNASGTWTVTSIVARIAGGSHFVSNLARGGTLSTVKEALAKTTLPATVKSNGLTSLKTAALDIASGVEKAIPAHFAEFGIDLAIDSTGRIWLLEVNSKPSKNDNTPLNDQKTRPSVKKMIEYCCYSAGFK from the coding sequence ATGTCCATCAAAAAAACAACGATTCAAATCATCGGATCGGGCATCTTGCAGGATGACGTACTCATGGTCGGCGAGTCCCTGCTTCGCAAATGGAAAATATCCGCAGGCCACCCCGTTCAGCTCGCCTTCGGTTCGTTCCGCCAAGAGGTTACCGTCATATCGGTACCCCGATACAGCGGTCTACGCGTGGGAAGCGTGCTGGCCCGAAAAATGGGGCTTCATGCCAGTCATGACAGTTGTAATCTGCGAGTAACCTACAGCCGAGGCCGCCGGACACTTCGAGTGGGCCCACTTATTAGCGTGCTGGTTAGTCGGGACTATCCCGAACAGCCCGACAAGCCTTTCGGGTCGATCACCCTGTTCTGCCGTGAACTAGTCGGGGAATGCCGCAGACAAGGAGCATATGTGTATTTCTTCACCCCGGAGCATATCGGAAGTCAGCCCGGGCGAGTTCAGGGATGGGTGTATGACGGAGGCTGGAAAAAGACGGTCATGCCTGCCGGCGATGTCGTCAATAACCGGCTTACCTCCCGTAAACTCGAGAACAGAACTAGCGTACAGCATTTCATGAAAGAAGTAAAATCGCAGTACGGCACGGCCTTTTTTAATGAAAAGTTTTTGGATAAGAACGAAGTGTTTGATGCACTCAAATCGAATTCTTCCCTGCGCAAGTATTTACCCGAGTCCCACTTGCTGCAAACCTTTGCCGTTTTCAAAAAAATGTGCAACCAGTATCCCTCTGTTTTTCTCAAACCCGTGCGCGGGAGCCTTGGTAAAGGCATTATGCGCATTAACAAGCAAACCGATGGGACCTTTTCGGTGCTATCCACGACAGCGGGCACACCCCGAAAGCAATCGTACGCTAACGTCGATAAACTGTACAAAAGCTTAGCGGGAAAAATGAAATCAACACGTTTTCAGCTGCAACAGGGTCTTACCTTGATTGATCACGATAAGCGTCCGGTCGATTTTCGCGCGCTTGTACAAAAAAATGCGTCTGGAACCTGGACCGTAACATCCATTGTCGCTCGGATCGCAGGAGGCAGCCACTTTGTATCCAATCTGGCAAGAGGCGGTACGCTCAGTACAGTCAAGGAAGCACTGGCCAAAACCACGCTGCCCGCAACTGTTAAATCGAATGGTCTTACCTCTCTCAAAACAGCAGCACTGGATATCGCAAGCGGAGTAGAAAAGGCAATTCCCGCCCATTTCGCGGAATTTGGTATTGATTTGGCGATTGACAGCACGGGGCGTATCTGGTTGCTGGAGGTCAATTCCAAACCATCAAAAAATGACAATACACCGTTGAACGATCAGAAAACCCGCCCGTCCGTAAAAAAAATGATTGAATACTGCTGTTATTCAGCCGGATTCAAATGA
- a CDS encoding YlbF family regulator — protein MNIYDKAHDLAKALKESKEVEEITSAMKLIETDPEAKKMLDDFRERQMEVQQRMMSGDMPAQEEMEKMEKMFEVLSLNLNIRRLFDAERRLAVIIEDVNKIIADSLQHLYGSSL, from the coding sequence ATGAATATCTATGACAAAGCCCATGATTTAGCGAAAGCATTGAAGGAAAGCAAAGAGGTAGAGGAAATTACGTCAGCGATGAAGCTGATTGAGACTGATCCGGAAGCCAAGAAAATGCTCGACGATTTCCGTGAACGCCAAATGGAAGTGCAACAGCGGATGATGAGCGGCGATATGCCAGCACAGGAAGAGATGGAAAAGATGGAAAAAATGTTCGAGGTACTCAGCTTGAACCTTAACATCCGTCGTCTGTTCGACGCTGAACGTCGCCTGGCAGTGATTATTGAGGACGTAAATAAGATTATTGCAGACAGTCTTCAACATTTGTACGGTTCGTCTCTGTAA
- a CDS encoding DRTGG domain-containing protein, producing MDGLDETVTKHEQLLRHIEQLKIGSKISVRRLAKEMSVSEGTAYRAVKEAENLGIVITKERIGTVRVEKRPRGLSEQLTFADVVNIVEGHVLGGSEGLEKPLHKYVIGAMREEAMARYIDAGSLLIVGNREDAHSLALEQGAGVLITGGFGTSREVKQLADQISLPIISSRHDTFTVASMINRAIFDRLIKKKIMLIEDIAASKPKTLTLKINSTLTEFEELSATTGYHHFAIVDEWNRLIGIVSRKDVEGLQPEHTMDKCMIRNPITVTYQTSLASAAQMMAWEGVDYLPVVDRNRKLLGSVTRREVLEALRNAQKQPQLGETFDQLIWNGFAEERNEDGSLFFRGFIIPQMATNLGTISEGVLVNVMTQAGYRAARDMSGKDYVLDNLTTYFIRPVQIEDAVVLRPLLLEMSRRTCKLEIAISRENHLVCKAVMTLQSIEHG from the coding sequence TTGGACGGGCTAGATGAAACAGTTACGAAGCATGAGCAGCTATTGCGTCATATCGAGCAGTTGAAAATAGGCTCCAAAATTTCTGTACGCAGGTTGGCTAAAGAAATGAGCGTTAGCGAAGGCACGGCTTATCGGGCCGTGAAAGAAGCAGAGAATTTGGGAATTGTCATTACCAAGGAACGGATCGGAACAGTACGAGTGGAGAAGCGCCCACGCGGCTTGTCTGAGCAGCTGACCTTTGCGGATGTCGTGAATATTGTAGAGGGACATGTGCTGGGCGGAAGCGAGGGGCTAGAGAAGCCGTTGCACAAGTATGTGATCGGGGCGATGCGTGAGGAAGCGATGGCTCGTTATATTGACGCAGGCAGTTTGCTGATCGTAGGTAACCGGGAGGATGCGCATTCGCTTGCATTAGAGCAAGGGGCAGGTGTGCTGATTACAGGGGGGTTCGGTACGAGTCGGGAGGTTAAGCAGCTTGCAGACCAGATTAGTCTGCCGATTATTTCCTCGCGCCATGATACATTTACGGTGGCATCTATGATTAATAGAGCAATATTTGACCGCCTGATCAAAAAGAAAATTATGTTGATTGAAGACATTGCGGCAAGCAAACCGAAGACGCTGACCTTGAAAATCAACAGCACGCTTACCGAATTTGAAGAGCTATCAGCGACCACGGGATATCATCATTTTGCCATAGTGGATGAATGGAATCGTTTAATTGGTATCGTCAGCCGTAAAGATGTGGAAGGACTTCAACCTGAGCATACGATGGATAAATGTATGATCCGTAATCCAATTACGGTCACCTACCAGACCTCGCTGGCTTCTGCTGCTCAAATGATGGCATGGGAAGGTGTAGATTACTTGCCGGTCGTGGATCGCAACCGTAAGCTGCTTGGGTCCGTTACACGGCGTGAGGTGCTGGAAGCACTGCGTAACGCCCAAAAGCAGCCACAACTGGGCGAGACGTTCGACCAGCTGATTTGGAACGGTTTTGCTGAGGAGCGTAATGAGGACGGATCCTTATTTTTTCGCGGTTTTATCATTCCACAGATGGCCACCAATTTAGGGACGATCTCGGAAGGCGTACTGGTCAACGTGATGACACAAGCGGGCTACCGAGCAGCTAGAGATATGAGCGGCAAGGATTATGTGCTGGATAATTTGACGACTTATTTTATTCGACCGGTACAGATTGAGGATGCTGTCGTTCTTCGTCCGTTGCTGCTCGAGATGAGTCGCCGCACATGTAAGCTAGAAATTGCGATTTCACGGGAAAATCATTTGGTGTGCAAAGCAGTAATGACGCTCCAATCTATTGAACATGGTTGA
- a CDS encoding YtrH family sporulation protein, producing the protein MSTFISKAILDFFIAFGIVLGGAMLGGMGAVVSLQPPTQTMLEVAGRIKIWALAAAVGGTMDPIRVIESNMLDGNLSPAIKQILYLIFAFLGAHMGAELVKWVCGNGRP; encoded by the coding sequence ATGAGCACTTTTATATCCAAAGCGATTCTCGACTTCTTCATTGCCTTCGGCATCGTGCTCGGAGGAGCCATGCTCGGCGGAATGGGAGCTGTAGTATCGCTTCAGCCACCTACCCAGACGATGCTGGAGGTTGCAGGAAGGATTAAAATATGGGCGCTTGCCGCCGCTGTGGGGGGAACGATGGACCCGATCCGGGTCATTGAGAGCAATATGTTGGATGGTAATTTGTCACCTGCCATTAAGCAGATATTGTATTTGATTTTCGCCTTTCTAGGCGCTCACATGGGTGCAGAGCTGGTCAAGTGGGTATGCGGCAACGGACGGCCGTGA